The following are encoded together in the Ranitomeya imitator isolate aRanImi1 chromosome 4, aRanImi1.pri, whole genome shotgun sequence genome:
- the LOC138674832 gene encoding olfactory receptor 11A1-like — MTLPDLFRSNITSIILLGFPDLHIFKFLFSTLLIIVYYGVIAGNLLIITLYLVSKALQSPMYFFITQLSLCDILVTTDIFPTLLNSVLDGEIIVSFIACIIQFFFFATSEAMECLLLSVMSYDRYLAICNPLRYNAIMTKKFCGISVNVILWTCVVISSSNLISMYNLHFCGQNIIDHFYCDFVPLVQLSCSDTTIIDIQGLILGFLVVAVPFVIIVISYVYIVIAILKIPSNTGRHKAFSTCSSHLIVVSIFYGTLFIVYMFPTKGQSLILNKVLSLMYSVLTPLLNPIIYTLRNKDFKDAFNKLKSSF; from the coding sequence GACTTGTTCAGAAgtaacatcacctccattatacttctGGGGTTTCCAGATCTTCACATCTTTAAATTCCTGTTCAGCACCTTACTGATTATTGTATACTATGGGGTGATTGCAGGAAATCTTCTAATAATAACCTTGTACTTAGTGAGTAAAGCCCTGCAGTCCCCCATGTACTTCTTCATTACACAGCTGTCATTGTGCGACATCCTGGTgactacagatattttccccacccTTCTTAATTCTGTACTCGATGGAGAAATCATTGTGTCTTTCATTGCATGCATCATCCAGTTTTTTTTCTTTGCCACCTCAGAAGCTATGGAATGTCTTTTACTGTCGGTGATGTCCTATGATCGCTATCTGGCCATCTGTAACCCTCTCCGTTATAACGCTATAATGACTAAGAAATTTTGTGGCATATCGGTAAACGTTATTTTGTGGACCTGTGTTGTGATATCATCTTCCAATTTAATTTCCATGTATAATTTACATTTCTGTGGACAAAATATTATTGATCATTTCTACTGTGACTTTGTACCTCTTGTGCAGCTCTCTTGCTCAGACACAACCATAATTGATATCCAAGGTCTTATATTGGGATTTTTAGTCGTTGCAGTACCGTTTGTAATAATTGTGATATCTTATGTGTACATTGTCATCGCCATTCTGAAGATCCCATCCAACACCGGTAGACATAAAGCATTCTCCACCTGCAGCTCCCACCTCATTGTGGTCTCCATATTTTATGGGACATTATTCATTGTTTATATGTTTCCAACAAAAGGACAATCCCTAATTCTGAATAAGGTCTTATCTCTGATGTACAGTGTTCTGACTCCACTTCTTAATCCTATCATATATACCCTGAGGAACAAGGACTTTAAAGATGCTTTCAATAAACTTAAGTCTAGCTTTTAA